One Arachis hypogaea cultivar Tifrunner chromosome 2, arahy.Tifrunner.gnm2.J5K5, whole genome shotgun sequence genomic window, CAAGACATGAAGCCGAGGCTTCAAGAATCAAATATGCTGATGTTTTTGGTAAGgtgtgataaaaaataaaataaaaataaagagatgaAATTGTAATGCATCTCAACATAAATGGGGACATCATTTTTTTATCACCCAGAACATACAACAAAGTATTTTTGCATAGTTGCATTTACAGATAGCATCAAACTCAGTTATGATGTTCTGTGATTTAATGTTCTTTCCATCCCCAATTACAAGTACTATGGTATATATTCTCTATCTCAGCTTAGAATCCATTCCATTACATTGAAGGAGTTATGGAAAGAATTTACAACTGAGTTTAATGGGAATCATAATCTTTGAACATAATATTATGGGTTTCTAAGAGCGGCCAAACGCTCCTCAAGTTCATCAATGCCAGAGCTGAAAATGCATCAAATTTCCAAGGTCAAATAATCTGAACATAAAAATCAAACATCTAAAGTTTTAACATAGTAGAGAAAGAAAATTGATGAAAAATTAATGTTAGATGGCATTCCCAGTTACCTGCAGCAAATATAATTTACATAAAGGAATCCAATCTTCTTTTATACAATTTCTTTtactcaaaaaagaaatttagaacGAAGGAAAGCTGATAAACTATTGATGAAAAGGAAATTCGATCATAAATACCTGCCAACATTTTCGGTATTCTTTGATTTGATTCTCCCTTTGGGGGCTGCTGATAACTGGAAAAGTTCAAAGTGAAGACAAATCAATTAGATTGAGCAAAAGCATTGAAACAAATGATAACAGTGTAGAGATTATTGAAAACGATTCCAACCTGTGAGGCAACGTCAACGCCAATTTCATCAAGCACCTGTTCGAAAAGTCAATTGAAATTTCCATCAAATCCTTTTTGTAATTTCAAAAGCCTTGGTACCTCAAAATAACCAAATCTTGAATTTCTGCCTTATTCGGACTAATTGCTCACTTTGCGAATGCACAATCATTACTTTAGTTCTAAACCTTATACACTAGACTATAAACCAAATGCAGTACCTGATTTGTCAGCTCTTCAGTCTCGTCTTCAGCTTCATCATCATCCAAGGCTTCATCTATGGCATCCGACATCATTTCAGTCTGGACATATAAAATACACCATAATAGTCCGTGATCCATGGAAACTTAAGTAACAATGATCTGTACCAactttaaaatattctaaaatcaAACATAATCTCACGGTCATATCCATTTGTGCTGATTGTTTCTGGAACTCCTGTATAGTTTTGGCCTGCTTTGCAGGTGCCATTTGCTGTAAACAAGATTCTCGAATTTAGCACAGGTGAAGACGGTTAAAATAAATTATGCAGAAACTACTTCATGGACTCCAATAACAAAAAGAGATTCCTCACAAGCCTTTGAAAAAACGAAAAATTTCAATAACTTGACcattcaatggaaactaaactCTCTCACTCTCACAAGCCTGATAATAAGTAATAACCCATAAATGCCAACCTTGTAAACACTAGCACATCAAGCGGTCAATGCCTTGATTCAATGTCATTGTCAAGTCAAAATACATAATAACATTTGCCAAAAATCATGCGAGACTTTCATACAAACAAAGAACTTTCGAGTCTCTCTatgaaaagagaaattttgggatataactaaattataaagataaaaacATGTTACCTTATTCATAGCTGCCATTGCCTTAGTGGCACCTTTCATGCCAACAGCAATGGAAGACTGAGCATGCATCGCCTGTGTAAGAAACAAAAAATGTAGCAACGACCACAAATCATCTATCTTTCGTTCATGCTCACTCGCAAGTACGAAAAACAAGAGACCATAGAGATAACAGTTAAACAACTCAGGCCTACCTGTGTGTGAGTTGCTATGCCCCTCATCTGAGCTCGACTACCTTGAAGATTAGCTATTTGTTGCCTAAGCCTGATCAACTGCCGTGCTAGAATTTTAGTTGCAGCCTGAAAAAAATGCATGATGTGTAAGGGAAATATCAAAAACCCACGTGCAGTATATCAACAACATATCATGGTAACAGATGATCAAGTCTGAATGCAGAAAACAAAACTATGATCAACGCATATCATAGTTAGGAAAACACAACGAAAGCAAGTCCGCCTCTAAGATAAACAATTGAAGGCGCATAATATCCACCATCGGGCCCTATTTAGTAACTATCTTAATACATGATTATAGAGATATTTGGAGAGACAAACTTATTTGGAGATGGAAATAGATTTAGAAATAGGCAAAATGCGTTAGTGTACAAGGACAAAATTTGATTGATATTCTATCCATCCAAAAACTAGAGACAATAGAATAGTGACAAAGACATAACTTTTCTATCTTATCCCTATCTTCTGTCCCGTAATATCTATCTTGAGACACTTactaaacacaaccttaaagTTTATAGGTTTAAATTCATGATATACTTTAAACTAGAGTAAGACAATACATCAAGGAGCGTGATTTGATAGCTTAAAAGAGTGAATACCAGCCACTCAAAGATTCGAACTAATGTCAGATAATTCTATTGAAAATTCCAGCAGCTAAATTCTGGCAAATCAATAGCTTtccatcaaatcaaatcaaaggtGAGTACCGATTACCGAATACCCCTTTACTTGCACACTTTAGAAACAAAGTCGCTTTCAAAGATCTTTGTTCGGTTAGTTATGTACCTCATTTCCTGTCTTAGCAGTTCTCTTTATCTCAGCAACAAgcttcttttcctaaaaatatagaaaagcaaCCACATCAGAACATAACACTCAAAACTTGAAGAATAATAGGATACTCAAATTCAATCCTTAAAAGAGTTTGATTAGAAACTTACTTCCAATTGCAATGCACTAATTTCCTTCTCTATACCTGTGGATTATAATCAAGAAAAACACATTAATATGTAAAATTGGCAACCTTAACAAGAACACCTTTAATAGCAGTTATGAACTGAAAACTGCGTCAATTGCATTACCTCTAGTAGCATTTGCCATTTCTCGTTTACTCTCCCTAAGAAcctctggaaaaaaaaaaaaaacaaaaaaacaaaaaaacaccaATGGAACATGAGAAAAAAAAGTATTTGAGGTCAATAAATCAAGGGCATTGTAAATTAAGAAGAGTTTCAATTGAAACAAACATCCAATAATTGATGGGACAAGCAATGATGAGATATAAATCAGAAATGttttatttgaaagaaaaaggaagaggaggAACCTTTGGGAGATGGTTTCTTAGAGAAGATGTTCTTCATGGTGTGTGAACACAACGTAGTATCTGTCGAAGTCTTGGTTTTGTGAAAGGGGATTCCAAAGGGTACTGAGAATCAGTGTTCAGATCAGAACCCCGAACCAATGCTGGAGAGTGCAGGTACATAACATAACAAACATCCtcgtatttattaatttttttttttttcctttttggtattattgtaatatttttttccgCAGTATCCCAAACCGACGAATAAAAAATCAAGCCATTGCAGattgaatattattatttatttaaaaatttggttTGACATTAtagcatttattaatttatttctccACTGGAGTGTTGTTTCCTTTACTTTGGACCGCACTTCTCCAGGACtatgattttattttccttttctgggtatacttttttttctttctttgattgGGTTAGTAATTTGGGCCAGTTGCCAAAATCTAACTCATTTGTCGAGCTCCCCTGGTGTCTATGTCTATGTCCGTGTCGCATGTGAGAATAAAATGAGATAAAATATCAAGAACAGTCAATGAGCTTTAATTCAAATGATATATGTTTCTCTTTTTTATCAAAAAGTCTTAGGTTCAAATTTTTTGTAATACAAATTTAATCAAAAAGGAGGATTTCATGTGTGTGTGGGTGTGGTGTGTGTGAGTGTGTAACCTAGAATTTGGGTTATCCAATCcatcgaccaaaaaaaaaaaagatgtcaagaacaaaatacaaagataaaaaaatgttaaaattagtgTCTTTACCGATATTGAAGTGTGTTGGTGCAGTTTGGTGGTGGCTCGTTAcatcatttttaaattaaaaaaattaagagtttaatattataaaataaataaataaaaaagatataataaatataaaataaagaagtataaataaaaaattttaatattaatatttactaatataatTATTTCATTATAATAATAGAAGTAACTCATCTATTTACTCGTATTATATATACTGCAACTTAAGAATttagagagagaaatagaaagaaaGGGAATTGTGTATGAAAGAGAGAAGAGTATTTTTATTGTTGCGGTGTGTGTTTCTTTTACATCAGTTCATACCTATTTATAGGCATACAAAGTTTACATTTCAAACTTCATTAAGTTTGCTTCATCCTAAGAATTTGTTTCTTTTAAGATAGAAAAAATGATCCACCCATAAATGGACATCCATTATCCTTATCCATCCTCGTCATAATACTCCTCATTGAATGACCATTCAGgattatgcctcattaaaactttattaaaaaaaaatccaatggaaaaaaaatttagtgaaggaaaaagggtacaatatcctttgtgatgggaactgcctcgttaaaaaccttgtcaagaaaaacctaatagaaaaaaaaactgatcaagaaaaaaagagtacagtctctccCTCTTGTCAacattatttaatatctcgaaatcggtgcattccaatctgatgtaccaatttttcaaagaaggattttggaagtgacttagtaaataaatctgccagattatcacttgagcagatctgttggacatcaattgtcccttaattttgaagatcatgtgtgaagaaaaatttgagagaaatatgctttgttctatcacctttgatgtatccacccttaagttgagcaatgcatgctgtattatcctTAAACAGGAcaattggagctatcttatgatcaattagtccacatgatgacaaaatatattggatcaaactcctgagccaaaaataCTCGCGACTAGCtacatgtatcgctagtatttcagcatgattagagaatgTTGCCTCAATCGTCTGTTttatggacctccatgatatagctctaccaccatatgtgaacaggtatcctgtttgagatctccctttgtgtggatcagacaagtatccagcgtcaatatagccaactaattgtgacttggatccatagggataaaacaaaatcccatatcaaccgttccatgaagatattgaaaaatttgtttgattccattccaatgtcttttggttggagacgaactataccttgctagtaaatttacAGCAAACGATATGTCACGGCGTGTATTATTAGCAAAGTACATTAGTgttccaatggcactaagatatggtacttcaggaccaaggatatcttcattttcttctttaagacggaattgatcctttttcacattcaaagaccttacgatcattggggtacttaatggatgtgacttatccatataaaatctcttcaagatcttttctatgTATGTTTTTTGATTAATAAAGATCTCATTTTTTGTATGGttgatctgcaggccgagacaaaatttagtctttccaagatctttcatctcaaactcttcttttagagtttttataattgttggaatctcttcaggagttccaattatatttaaatcatcaacgtacacagcagtttttataattgttggaatctcttcaggagttccaattatatttaaatcatcaacgtacacagcaattataatgaatccagatgcagatttctttatgaaaatacacaggcatatatcatcattcttgaatccgtttttggccagatactcagtaagacgattataccacattcgtccatattgctttagaccatataaagatctttgcaatttgactgagtataactcTTGAGAATATTCAtcggatggtttagatatctttagccTTTTAGGGATTTTCATATCACTACAACAATTCCGGCAGATAGCAGCGGaaattttgcggcggttttataAAACCACCGCAAAACAGCAACCTGCAGCACATATAGCGGCAGTTATTGGTTGGGGCCGCAATCAGGACAACATTTAGCGGTGGTTTTTCTCAAACCGCCACTATATTTCAATCAGGCTTGCATTTAGTGGCGTCTTTTCGAAAACCGCCGCTATATGTACCGTAGGGTTTGTTTTATATTTTGCGGCGGTTTCGTTTATACCGCTGCAAAATCCGTATTACCACAATTGCAATGTTTTCTTTAGTAATAACCATCTAGGTATAATCTAGTTAAGTAAACACTACTATCTTAAGCTACATATATTTAAATCATTGTTACTTAAACTCGTAATACTTTTTCTACATTCGTTTTacgtaaaaaaaattcacaaattaaataagttatatatgttaactcatgtgaataaatttaccaataagattttcttgttttctttatcGGCATTTAAATTTGCATTCAAACATGGATGTAAAAGACGAAAATAAAATCATACTCTGaactaattaaaaatcaaacattttctaaaaataataattataaatattttctataaaatattaaaaataataattaaaaatattttctacaagtcattaaaaattcaactttataattttaccaaaattataattttaaattataattttttattttaataatttgttgagcatttattaaaataaaaaatttaaaatttttttaataacaatcaTAACTTGTATTCTTAAATATAAGAATtcataataactaaatttaaaattaattaatattttatcaaaattaaatactaaatagaataaaaatatttttatatgaaaaccaATCAATCATCTGCATATTATCGTAGTTAATAGATTCAATAATGTTAACTGACCAACAAAATATAATGTTTTTGgcaaatatttcactaattttaaatattaaagactaaattctaaatcttaataaatatttttagaaaatatttaatttttaataatttataaaaaatatttataattattatttttttatttatgattgaaTGTACTCTTTATTGAATTCATTATGGATATTATTAAATGTACTCTTTATATACGCTTGGATCATATATAAATAGATGTAAATTAATTCGATCTACTATGTCCAAAATTAATTCGAAGCAAACCCATTCGAATTACTAGGGACGTCCTAGCGTGCATAATTCGAATCACTCTGATTCGAACTACCCTAAGACTACATGCAAGCATAATtcaaattgaaaaaatttgaattacaaGCAGTACTACTAATTCGAATAGGACTAATTCGAATTAGTGTTGGTTTGTCTAATTCGAATGAGactaattcgaattacataagAATGTGCTTTTGAGTGATCCGGGTAATGTTTTTCAATTTGGTAGAATTGTGTAATTTGGTCCTCCATTTGATTTAATTGTGCATTTTACCCAATATAAAAGGTGTCTATAATAACTATGATCAGATATAAAGTATATAACAAAAAATTGTGTGGCAATCAATtgtgttcatatgatatatatataattattagcacTATATACATTGAAGAGATATTTGGCTTGGTGGTAACATGACATTGTTAAAGATTTTCCTTCTTCCAGGTTCGAGTCCTACCTTCTTCATTtgtggaaggctttatatagttAATATTCTACAGTGATCCACATGTTGTGGGTCTATTGGTGGAAGCGCGGGTTCAATGATTGAGTCGGTTGGACCACCGGATGGTCCGGTCCGATTCTAATAACTATGAACAGAAATACTAAAATTTGGCTTTAAACCGCCACAAAATAAATGCTATTTTCGTTTATTTGCTATTTAGCGGCGGTTGCAAACTGCCGCAAAATTGATAGACGTTTAACGGCGGTTATTCCAGCAGTTAGCTAAAACCGCCGCTATCCGTTTACCCGCGCCCCATCTTTTGGCGTTTCATTAACCCGCCGCGAAACGTTTTGTGGCGGTACAAAACCGCCGCTAAACGGCTCCAGAAACCGCTGCTTTTGTTGTaatatatagatatcacgatctaataaaccgtataagtaggctgttaccacatccattaaatgcataagtagtttatgatatgcagataaattgaccaaataacgcaatgttattgcatccactacagaaaaatatgttttttcataatctataccgagcctttgtgaaaaatcttgtgccacaagccgagctttgtagcgtacaacttcatttttctcatttcgttttctcacaaatacccatttgtATCTAACAGATTTTACATCTTCTGATGTACGGACtataggtccaaagacttcacgttttgcaagtgattCTAACTCAGCCTTtatggcttcttcccattttggccaatcattcctttgtcgacattcttcgactgttcttggctcgaaatccttactttcatgcagaTGTTTAATGCcatattatatgcaaatatttcattgacaattgtcttatttcggtcccatttttctcctataaagatataatttatcgagatctcgtcattttcacaattttcaagtacctgaacgtcttctggcgttaaaactatatcagaattttgggcAAGtgtaggtgtctttactatgtctttttcaacaggaataatatttgcctcttttctttttcgagaatttttttctttgaaaCCGACAGGCTTGCCACACTTTTGGCGTGAATTTGTTTCGGTGGCTATTTGTCCAACTGGGACCTCAATTCGAATTGGAGCATTTTCAGCTGGTATAtaggatttggttatcctctttgtatcagaaaatgcatcaggcaattcatttgctattctttgcaaatgtataatcttttgaacttctagttcacattgccttgATCGAGGATCCAAATGCATAAAAGATGATGCATTCCCATTAAGTTCCTttttaggaagcttattctctacccctaatgttaaaaattttaattcatcaaaatgacaatctgcaaacctggctttaaatacatctccagtttgtatttcaatatacctcactatagagggagaatcatatccaacatatatccccaattttctttggggtcctagtgcgagaaggtggtgcaatggaaacatatatcgcacacccgaatattcttaaatgaaaaacatttggctgctggctaaaagctaattgcataggagagaactgatggtaacttgttggcctcaaacgaataagtgctgcgacaTGAAAAATAGCATGCCctcaaaccgaggttgggagatttattctcataagtaagggtctagcaattaattggaggtgtttaataagtgattttgctaatccattttgtgtgtgaacatgagctactagatgttcaatacttattccattagctatacaataagtatcaaaagcttgggaagtgaATTTACTAGCATTATCATAACGAATTGTTTTGATTGAAATTTCTGGaaactgtgcttttaatcgaataatttaaacaagtaatctcgcaaatgccaggttgcgagaaaacaataagcacacatgtgaccatcttgaaaatgcgtctattaggaccataaaatatctaaaagatccacatggtggatgaataggtccacatatatcgccttgaatcatttctaaaaattcaggggactcaaatccaatttttactggtgatggccttaacattaactttccctgagaacatgttgcacaacaaaattcactaggtttaagaatcttctggttctttagtgaatgtccatgagagttttcaataattctccgcatcatggttgtttttggatgacccaatcgatcatgccaaattatgaattcatttgggctagtaaacttctggtttacaatggcatgtgattccaTAGTTACCAAACCCAGACCGGACCGACCGGTTTGATCGAAAAATTGATGAACCGGACCCTAAACCGGTCTGGGTTAACATTTGAACTGGATAAGTAAACAAACTGGTCAAACTCAGAAAACCCAAGATCAAACCTGGTCTAAACTGAGGCTCGAACCGGACCGGTTGACCCGCTGCTGGGGTTCGAACTTGAGTTATTCAAGTTGCAAAAGAGCCCTTGCAACCACTGGCAAGTTTTTTCTTTATAATATGTAGTGTGTTTTAATCAAGGTTCTAAGAACTGGACCGGTCATTGAACCGCTCtagttactggttcactggtttactggttcaaccggtctaaccagtggttcaactagaaaaatcgttttagaataaaataatatataaattaattaaacaccctaaaatataattatagtctaatataaatattaaaagatcCAAAGTACATCAGCAACCCTAAAACAGCAACACCAGTATAAAACACTAAAACAGCAACACCAGTACATTATCAAAACACTACACCAGTACATTAGCAACATTATTCAGCAAGGCACTGATGACACTAAACTAAACACTAAAAACAGCAAAATCAGCATATTAAAGTACTACTAAACAGATACGgtaagcaataataataataataataataataataataataataataataataataataataataataataataataatagtagaaaGAAATTGCTTAGGTTGTAAATACTAAACATACAAATCTAAAAGCTAAGCCTTATATCAAATGCATGGCTTTTCTCAAGTTGCCATGTAGGTTAAATAAATGGTCCAGACATATGCACAAGAACTATTCAGCTGCAGCAATTGTAAAAGCAGCAATGGTAAACCATTAGCAGATCAGCAAAAAAATAATGACTGAATTGAAGCTATATAGcaatcaaaaaccctagaaaagtaAAAGAAACAT contains:
- the LOC112740563 gene encoding vacuolar protein sorting-associated protein 2 homolog 3 codes for the protein MKNIFSKKPSPKEVLRESKREMANATRGIEKEISALQLEEKKLVAEIKRTAKTGNEAATKILARQLIRLRQQIANLQGSRAQMRGIATHTQAMHAQSSIAVGMKGATKAMAAMNKQMAPAKQAKTIQEFQKQSAQMDMTTEMMSDAIDEALDDDEAEDETEELTNQVLDEIGVDVASQLSAAPKGRIKSKNTENVGSSGIDELEERLAALRNP